The DNA segment TATCATTTcacatatgtgctaaaatcaattatcttgattaatttttatgtgctaatataatttaaaagtgctacttttatgtatgtattgttttagtatgtgctaatttaacttttttgAAGTGTTAGAATCTGTTCTTACAGTTTGTATaataaatatggtttgtaccggAACAACCCTGTATTTTATTTACTAATCTTTGTAAATTATGGAATAGCTAAAGGACATTTTCGTAATTTGACTCAAGAAACTTTTCATTATAAATAGCTTACTTGTAGGCGTGTGTTAGCCACACTCCATCACATTACTTCACTTGTATTAAATGGCAGCAATTCCCATCGATGACTCGGTGCACCACCAAACAACCCTCGAGCTCGAACCTAAGGACTTGTTTGACTACTCAAAACGGTCCCAATGGCTACGAGCCGCGGTCCTAGGAGCCAACGATGGGCTAGTCTCCACGGCTTCTCTAATGATGGGTGTTGGAGCCGTTAAAAAAGACATGAAAGCCATGATCTTGACCGGCTTTGCTGGCTTAGTAGCGGGAGCATGTAGTATGGCTATCGGTGAATTTGTCTCCGTTTACTCACAACTCGATATAGAAGTTGCGCAAATGAAAAGAGATATCAACCGAAGAGATATTGTCAAGGCAGAGGTTGAGAACTTGCCTAACCCATGGCAAGCCGCGGCTGCATCGGCTCTAGCTTTTTCTTTGGGGGCTATAGTGCCTTTATTAGCCGTTTCGTTTATAAAGCCTTACAAAACGAGGATTTTAGTGGTGGTGATAGCAGTGACAATCGCTTTAGCGGTTTTTGGGTGGCTTGGGGCGGCGTTAGGGCGGGCACCGTACGTCAAGTCTACCATTAGAGTGGTGGTTGGAGGTTGGGTGGCTATGGGCATTACATATGGTTTAACAAGTTTAATTGGTATAGAAGCAATCCATTGAGTCTATGGGCAATTTCATCCATGATTTCAATGTTTTTCCTTCTTTAtataaatacttataaaaatatattgtttgtacTTTTAGACTATATATGTTTAAGCATCACCACTAAAATATGAGTGTTCGTTTCTCTTTGTTTCTTCTAATTGCTATATGTAAGGAAATTAAAGTGGAAAACATTTTTCCTATTTTCCTTTCCATTTATAGCATAAATGTATTGAATAAAAAATTATAATTCATCTTCTTACCAAATTCAGTAAATGAATGGTAACCAATTGTATATTTATAGGGAGAGGGAAGGATAGAGAGCGGATAAGGATAAACTAAAACCAAAATTTAAGGAAACCGGTGTGAGAAATCTTAAAGTACCATCTAACTTATTTGGAGAAGAaaattttatacaaaaaaaaaaaagaaaaaagacaaGATGTAGTCCTCTTCTATCCTATCTTTTTACCTGAATTTTCTTTACATATATATCCATCAAAACTAATTCTAATCATCAAAAGAGTTATTAAGCCAATTATTCATCCCAAGAAACACTAGTAAATCTACCTGTAGCGCGTTGCAGCGACGTCAAAATGTATAGTAACTAAATTTATATCGTTAAATGAAGACATATCATATTTGAGCCGACACGTTTTCGAGTAAAATTTATATCAAAACATAGACCAATTGAAAAATGTACGTTAAAATAAGCataaaaagtattatatttgatccggctagtttcaaaaaaaaaaaaaaaaaaaaaaaaaaaaaaaaaaactacgtcGAAACATGAATCAATTTCAATTTATActgacacgtacataaaaataagaacTTAAGAGTaattaaaataagaaaaaaagtATAACACTTTAcggtgtaaagtcgtaaaagtaatttaaataaaataaggtGTCAAGTTATTATGTAAAAAGGTTGACGGGTCAAACTTGCTATATATTAAAGTTAGAAGTGAATGTGTAACTTACTTTACTTAAAGATAAAGATTAATAATgtttcatgtcaaaggttttgaGGGTGTAAGTGAAAAGGGTGATTCTATTTATACCCAACTTTTTACTATTTACATCAAGTGACTTGACATTAATAAATTTAAATTTGTTTTTTTCTCATATAACTCCtataatgttttattaaaaaCTAATATGGTTTTGTGATGtatttatttttatctacgttttgatATAACGGAATATAAAATTTTACGACTACTTATAAAACGTGATATTTGATATGGCCCcgttttttatattatttatatcaaaacgtagataaaaaataAGCAAATCACAAAACCATATGTGTTattttaataaaacattataGAAAGTTATAAAAGATTGGTTTGAGTGGAACCTTAAAATAGTTCTGATGATAGTAAAATGTAAATCATAATCTTTAAAAGATTGGTAGGTTCTGAGCTGAAACTGAACAAAACCAAAATTTCGGTTTTTGTTTTCGGGTTTTGATTTTAGGAGCCGGCTTGGTTCGGTTTAAGTAGGGTTTAGTTTGGTTATGGGTCGGAATTCAATTTTGTATTTGGGCTTGAAATGCTCTGCCTAAAAAATGTTGGCCCAAAATAAAGAATTTAGACCTAAACTTTTTGTCTATAATATAATTTGTTGTAAGCCATCTAATTTTGGTCTACACATTTTGTCTATAACTAGTGATTAACCCTCGCGTTGCGGATTTCAGTTTTGAACTCATAAATTATTTTCTGAGGTGCGAACGCAAGGTTCAtccaaattttcaaggggtgcagtCGGGATTTTTACCTCGAAAATACACTAAAATTTTTTTTCCAAGGGGGGCGCCTGCCCACCCAAGCCAAAGCTTGGGTCCGCCCTTGGGGGTCCTAAAACTATGCCAAATAGTAAAGTAAGCAAACGACGATCAAAACCGTAGAAAATCATAAAACAAAAATGTGAATTTATAGTACCATGTGACTAAAACGTAAGCAAAGACAAACGCAAACTTATACACAAGCTAGCGTAAAATGTAGACAACCCCGAATTTTTATCGACAAAACTTTAACATGTAAAGGGGCAAAgaaaaacatacaaaattttgAGGTACTTAACATGTAAATTTTATTCACAAGATAAAAACACTATTACTTTAATCCCCATATTGCAAGGTTGGGTCGTAAAATCATGCTATGTAGTAAGTAAACAACGAAAAAATTCgtaaaataaaaaattgaattTATACTGTCACGTGCTGTAAAACGTAGTTAAAAAACAAATTCATAGCCCAAGTTGACATAACTCTTTGTCATGTCCAACATTGTAATGTTGTATTTAGTTATTTGGGCTAATCTAATGTgttattatttagttatttggGCTTATTATTTAGTTTCTAATTAGGCTTATTGTTGATTTGTATCATCATCACCAGCTGGGCTTATTAtggtttgtaaaaaaaaattgagggGTGTTCTCGTAATTGTTTAGAGGTGTCATTTGTATAAAAATCGGaaaaaaaatttacactaccggTAAAAATTTGAGCCGTAGCCCGCGCTACGCCCGGATATAAGTCAGGTCCGCCCTTGGTCATGGTGCTCCTCATGGTGTGTGCATGCAAGCATATAATTTAGTAGGTTTAAGgattgtttggtagcctcttaataatTCATTAAGAGTTTCAGTCAAAGATAGATTGCACTTATTTCACTTAAAAGGCGCCTCTTAATGCTTTATGGAGCCTTTTAGTCGGTAAGTTTTAAAAACCTGCTAACTGATTTAGAGACTACCCTTTAATCAATCAGGCTTCTTAATTGCTTTGTACAAGGTTGCCAAACGGCTCcttagactaaagggtatggagagccccatccccatgaggatgggccgccacgtaggcgccacatcaccATTCCATTGGGGATGGGCCTCCTTGCATTTTGAGGGGGGTGGAGGATGAGTCTACCCCACctaattattttataattttctaacttttttttgttaacttaataaaaacttcataaaaattaaataaaattaaaacataaaacacataattaaattcatttcataacataaataaaaattacatttcctaaaaattaATTTTACTAATCCTAGAAACGGAAAACATAAAAGCGGAAAAAAAATAACGATACGATTAAAAAAGTAAACAACCTACGACGTCCATTTTTTCTTAACCTCCTCTTTCATCCTCCGATAAATCTCGTTCATCCTCCGGAACCGAGTCGAGCTCATAATCCTAAAATCCTCCGCTTGAGCATAGTCGACCGACAAGTTTTTCCTATAACTATATTTTTTCGGTCGCGAGCTCTTTGAACGAACGGAATTCGGATATCAACTCGTCCATTTTCGAACCCGCCCCGGAAGATGTTTGGCTCGAGCCGCCCCCTTTTCGCTTTTAGGCCTCATCTTTTTTTGCTTTGTCCCTTCCGGTGGGATGTTCCGACTCGTGAACGGGCAAAACATCCTCGTCATATTCCAGGTCGTCGTTTATGTCGATTTGACAACGAGCGGTGGAGCCTCCAGTACTATAACTTCCGGACTCGGAAGTTTTACTCCGTTTGGCGGTTGCGACCTCATTGGGAACCGACTtccatttgttttctttctttaaAATGTTCCATGCTCGGAGATGCGGGAAAGACGTTGAATTTTTAGAGTCCCACTTAGCCAAAGCAAGGTTAAGAATGTCCTCGTTGTTACTCCCACTAGGAGGATTAGTGTAAATTTGGTTATAATACCCGCTAAAGGTATTGATGGCCTTACTCATTTTACGCCACTTGCCAGAGACGGAATCGAGATCACGCATCGGGCCTTGCTCCATAATCTCGTTAAATCTTTCCGTTGTCGCCTTCCAAAAACTACTACTCGTTTGGTTGTTccctaaatttaaaaaaaatgcattagtaaaaataaaaaaatgaatctttttaaatttaaattaaaaaaacaaactttGGTTCATACCGACAATCGGGCAAGTTGAGGACTTAACAAACGCCATTGCTAGTGCCCCCTCCTCTATTTTTGTCCAAGGTCTCGACTTTGCTCTCGAAACGCCTTTGGGCAAGGTTTCGGCTACGGTTTCAACCGTCTTCCCCTTCCCCTTGTTTTTTTGCGCTTGAGCTCTTGAGGTGGCGATTCGGGGACGACTTCTTCATCATCGTCAAGTTGAACCGGGGGTTGCAGTTGGGAAGTTGGCGGTTGCGATTGGAATTGCGCTAGAGATTCAAACGAGTTGCGTTGCATGATTTGTTGGAGTGCTTGATAATGTTGCATTTGTTGAACTTGGGACATTTGTTTGAAGGCGTTGGGTGAttgttggaaacccgaaaacgtaAATTGCAGAGATACCCATGAAGGATCGATAGTCGGAGTGTAAGCGGGAGTCGGAAAAAAAAAGTTAGGTTGGTTCAGGTTGGGATGGttcgggttggggttgtttgggttgaatagattcatgattgtataaaaaagatggagtgttttttttataaaattagaTGAGAATGGGAGAAGTATTGAGAAATTGGTATAAAAATGGATGAGATGAGGGGTTTTTATTTAAAgttaaaaaaggttttttttattaatatagcCGTTTGTAACGGCTAGATTTTTCAAATTGAGGCCCGTCTAAACCGGCGTGTGGGAGACGATTAGGACGAGCCAGGccgaggggggcggtgtgggggaccggcgccgggccAGGCCGGGCCTAAACCGgcccccataccctttagtcttagAGATCTAATGTTGATTCATAATAATCGATTGGTTTGCATCAGCTACAAATGTTTGAGCACATGTGATTGGGCATCCAAACGGTAGTTGGGACAAGTAGGTGTAGGATCAAATTGAGTCAAAAATCTGATTTTGTATAAGAATCAAGATGAACACACACAAAATGAACTTGAAAAACCCACTAGATTGATTTGCACAAATGATTATACAATTAGCCCCCAAATCTCTAGTCAAGTGTGTTGCCTAAACCCTAAGCATCTCTTTCTATTTATAGCCTATTCTACTTTAGGCTAATTACATTTAAGTCCCTAGAGATAATTACTTGCCAAAACTAGtaataaacatgaaaacaaattaaataagataataaatatattttgtctaaacaaaatatatttaattatccaaAGCAATAAAACTATCATATCTCGAACGTTCACACGCCATATCTTTCTTCGATCTTCTCGTGTCGACTTGTGCATTGACTTTGACTTGCCGGCGTTGACTTGGTTGACTTGATTCGTTGATAACATTAGACTACacgatttagacccaacaatctcccccttaggCTAATGTTATCAAACTCTTGCATCATCTTTAGAACCGTCAACATTATGCATGATGTGATCTTCAATTTGGCAAGCTTCAGTCTCAAttttagacccaacaatctccccctagactgatgctttCCAAATTTTCTTCACTGaagatcttttttttttttttgacactTTGCTCTTTGAGTACTTTATCTGGATAAGCTCCCCCTTTTTGCATGCATCATCTTTGACAAATAGGAACAACCTTTTTCAACTCTCTTTAGCTTGAGTGAATCAGAAGACgtaggaggaggattcctagcttgGTGTCTTCTACAATCTTCAGGAAACCGGTGCTTTGGTCTGGTATCTTGCTCAATTGATGATCGGCCATCATTGCAGCAAATAGTCGAAGTAACCTGTTCACAGATATAAACACAACTCCACATTTTCTTTTAGACTGATTCAAAGTACATACAAAAGCGGATTCATCTGTAGTGTGCAATGGAAAGGGTATCTCAAGCGGTTTGAGACACGATTAATGTGATATGGAAGACTTAGAAAAATAACTGTACACAAGTCAAAATATTTTTGGatcttagatttttttttaatttttttttttaattttcaaaaactttcaaCCTTTGAGATATAGAGCTGATCAAATACGAGATCATACCAACTTGAAAAGTCTAGTCACACTTCAACTTTCTTTAGGATAGCTACGACTCAAGAACGATTGTtggtatgtttgtccacttaaatccaTGCACCATTCTTTCGACATACATCCGGTGATTAATTATCATGTTTTGGGTATATTGACAAGTCTTcaatggcccccacacaagctattgagaaTAGAGACATTATGcccgtgagtcccacatcaggacatacccccgcgatcaaggtatgcacaaagattcctcataacaggtg comes from the Helianthus annuus cultivar XRQ/B chromosome 4, HanXRQr2.0-SUNRISE, whole genome shotgun sequence genome and includes:
- the LOC110933496 gene encoding uncharacterized protein LOC110933496, with the protein product MAFVKSSTCPIVGNNQTSSSFWKATTERFNEIMEQGPMRDLDSVSGKWRKMSKAINTFSGYYNQIYTNPPSGSNNEDILNLALAKWDSKNSTSFPHLRAWNILKKENKWKSVPNEVATAKRSKTSESGSYSTGGSTARCQIDINDDLEYDEDVLPVHESEHPTGRDKAKKDEA
- the LOC110934726 gene encoding vacuolar iron transporter homolog 2, yielding MAAIPIDDSVHHQTTLELEPKDLFDYSKRSQWLRAAVLGANDGLVSTASLMMGVGAVKKDMKAMILTGFAGLVAGACSMAIGEFVSVYSQLDIEVAQMKRDINRRDIVKAEVENLPNPWQAAAASALAFSLGAIVPLLAVSFIKPYKTRILVVVIAVTIALAVFGWLGAALGRAPYVKSTIRVVVGGWVAMGITYGLTSLIGIEAIH